One Chitinivibrionales bacterium genomic window, TTTTCCAGAGAAAAGACCTCCGTATAGCCTATTCTTCATCTGAAGAATTTTATTTGAATTTTATTGATGCTATTAAAAACAACAGCACCAGGAAATTCTCGGATTCCTATAAGTCTGCCGGAGTTCTCTTAATTGATGATATTCAGTTTCTTTCAGGCAAAGAGAGCACGCAAGAAGAGTTTTTTTTTATTTTTAATACGCTCTATCAAAACCAGCGTCAGATTGTCCTCACTTCTGATCGTCCCCCAAATTCTTTGAAAGGCCTTCAGGATCGTCTTATTTCTCGTTTTCAATGGGGCCTTTGTGTAGATATCCAGCCACCAAATTTGGAAACGAGGGTCGCTATACTAAAAAGAAAAGCGGAACAGGACAATTTATGTATTCCTGAAAACATCCTTCTTTTCATTGCTGAAAATGTATCTTCCAACATACGAGAACTTGAAGGAATCGTTATACGCCTTCTCGCATATTCATCGATCACCAACCGTGACATTACCATTGAACTGGTAAAGAGTATCCTTAAAGTATCTCAAAATACAGATAAAACAAGGGCTTCTATTGATAAGATTATTGAAACCGTCGCTGATTATTACAAGGTTCCTGTTAATAACATTCGTGAGAAAAATCGCAGAAAAGAGGTTGCATTTTGCAGGCAGATAGCAATGTATATTGTAAAATCTTTTTCTAATTATTCGCTAAAATCAATTGGTCTGCATTTTGGAGGCAGGGATCACAGCACGGTAATTCATGCCATTCAGCATATTGAAAAATTAAAAAATATCGATAAAAACATTTTATCTGATATAGAAAATATTGTTGCTTTAATTTCAGAAGAAAAATGAAATTTTTTTTCCATTTATATTATTATATATTATTCTGTTTATAATTTGTTGATTGGATCATGGTGTGTTTTTATGAATTAGTTATCAATGAATTTATAAATCTTTTACTTGTTTTATTAACATCATAATATGATTATTAACAATGGGTTAGGAATATATACCACACTATCAACAAATCTATTTTTAAAACTATTTGTTTATATATATATTTTGAAATAGAAAATAATTCATCTTTCGCATATTTTAAATTTTACTGGAAAGGCAATCTATTCTATGGAATGTGTTATTACAAAAAATAAAATTTTTAATTTAATACAAAAAGCATATCCTTTAATCCCATTAAAAACATCTCTACAAATATTATCAAATTTTAAAATATCCATTTCAAAAAAAGGCATCAGTTTCAGCGCCACTGACCTCGATCATTCTATAATAGCTTCTGCAGAGGCTGTGGCTGATGGTGAAGCAGAAATAACCGTCAATGCGAGAAAGTTGTTTGAAATCATTAGGGAAATGCCTGAAGGCGACATTCATCTTTCTTTGGATGCAAATGTGCTTATTATAGAGAATAAAAAGGGGTTTTCCTGTAAAATCGCCGGAATCGGAACTGAAGATTTTCCTGCATTTCCTGAAATAAAAAACGGTACAGATTTTTCCGTAAAAGTTGATAGTCTCAAAGAAATGATTATAAAAAGCAGTTTTGCCGTTTCAAAAGATGAGTCAAGAACGTGTTTATGCGGTGTTCTTTGGAAATTTGAGCGTGGCGAAATAGGTATGGTGGCCACAGATGGGCATCGGCTCGGGTATTCATTTTATAAAAGTGAAGAGAAGTTTGAAAAAAATGTTTCAATGATTATTTCTCCAAAAAGCCTTCTGCATTTAGTAAGAATAATAGATGAAAAAAAAGCAGAAGACACTGTTCAAGTATCAATGAGTGAGAAGTATGTACTCTTTACATTAGATTCTGTAAAAATTTGTTCAAAATTAATAGACGGTCCGTATCCTGATTATGAGAAGGCAATTCCAAAGGTAAATCCAAAAAAAGCAATTATAGATAAAACTCTTCTTTATGAAGCGGTAAAACGGGTTTCAATCTTATCTAATCAGAAGACACACCTTGTAAAATTTGTCTTTAAAAACAAAAAACTTGAGGTCGTTGTCCTTAACCGGGACATTGGGGGAGAAGCAAGAGAACTATTAGATATTGACTATGAAGGCCCGGAGCATACTGTTGGTTTTAACGCGCAATACCTTATGGAGATCATCAGTATTATTTCTGTTACAAAAATAAGAATGGAAATGAACACGCATATAAGCGCCTGTCTCATTTTTCCAGAAATTGCAAAGGAAAGCGAAAAGAAAAGCGATGATTTGTTTCTTATTATGCCTTTGAGGATTATGGAGGAATCATAATTTTATTTATCATTTTTTGAAAAAAGCCTTGCATTTATCAGCGAGGCTTTTTGTTTAGTTTTAAAAACGTCTTGTGAAAGGACTTTATGGATTTTATCGATTTAAAAGCGCAGTACCAATTATTAAACCCATCGTTGCAAAAACATATCTTAGATATCCTGGATCGCGCCCAATTTATAATGGGAAAAGAAATAACGGAGCTTGAAGAAAAGTTGTCGCTGTATACAGGTGCTTCCCATTGCATTTCCTGCGCCAGCGGCACCGACGCGCTTTTTCTTGCTCTGTTAGCACGAGGAGTGGGTCCGGGTGACGCAATATTCACCACGACATTCACCTTCATAGCGACCGCCGAGGTAATATCGCTATTGGGTGCAACCCCTGTATTTGTGGATATTGACAAAAAGACATATAACATTGATCCGATCTCGCTCCGGCATGAAATTGTCCGGGTAAACAAAGGCGAAAAAATTGCCGTTGGGATTACAAATAAAATAAAACCAAAAGGCATAATCCCCGTTGACCTGTTCGGGTTATGCGCGGACTATGATTCGATTGATGCAATAGCAAAGGAGTTTGGACTGTTTGTGCTCGAGGATGCAGCTCAGAGCTTTGGGGCGATGTATCACGGTAAAAAAGCATGCGCGCTTGGCGATTGCGCTGCTACGAGTTTTTTTCCTGCAAAACCTCTCGGATGCTATGGCGACGGCGGCGCCGTATTCTGCAATGACAAGGCGATGAAGGATATCCTTGTTTCCCTTCGCATCCATGGGCAGGGGATCGACAAATATGAAAACGTAAGAATTGGCATCAACGGACGCATGGATACCATTCAAGCTGCGGTACTTCTGGCAAAACTTGAGATATTCGATTCTGAGCTGGAAAAAAGGCAGCGCGTCGCTCAACGATATTCCGACGCACTGGCTGGGACCTGTACGGTACCGACAATACCGCAAGGATATAGCAGCGCCTGGGCCCAATATTCAATCTTACACGATCATCGAGAAGCAATAATTGAAAAATGCAAAAGAAAGGAAATTCCAACGGCAATTTATTATCCAAAGCCGCTTCATCTTCAAAAAGCATTTGCGCCGCTAGGCTATGAAAAAGGGCAATTTCCCGTAGCAGAAAATATCGCGGGTAATATTTTAAGCCTTCCCATGCATCCCTATTTAACTAAAGATAATCAGGAAAAAATTATTGAAACTATTTTGGACTGATTCTTTGATCCCAACGGCAATCTGTCCATGGAAAACAGGCGGACCTCATCAAATAAGGGATGCTTCATAAACGCGAAATCCCCGAGTCAAAAATTAAAACGACGCAGCTAAATAATTTTCCTTGACTGCAAAGATGTTGCAATTGTAGGATAAAATATCCTATATTGTTCAACGATTGAACAAATAAAAAGGTTTTGTAAATTCAATGAGAACTCTTAGGATTCTATGATTGAATA contains:
- the dnaA gene encoding chromosomal replication initiator protein DnaA gives rise to the protein MQLSLWQNILSDISLDVDTATLEAWFRPLQPKQILEGKNFVIEAPNQYAVDFLNQHYKIKILALAKKHFPLIEEISFLVPANASISPIDKKAETTLLQKQLMSSALFNHNFTFESFVVGPGNEFAKSAAYAVAKAPGKTKFNPLLIYGGVGLGKTHLLQAVGNYLLFQRKDLRIAYSSSEEFYLNFIDAIKNNSTRKFSDSYKSAGVLLIDDIQFLSGKESTQEEFFFIFNTLYQNQRQIVLTSDRPPNSLKGLQDRLISRFQWGLCVDIQPPNLETRVAILKRKAEQDNLCIPENILLFIAENVSSNIRELEGIVIRLLAYSSITNRDITIELVKSILKVSQNTDKTRASIDKIIETVADYYKVPVNNIREKNRRKEVAFCRQIAMYIVKSFSNYSLKSIGLHFGGRDHSTVIHAIQHIEKLKNIDKNILSDIENIVALISEEK
- the dnaN gene encoding DNA polymerase III subunit beta, whose product is MECVITKNKIFNLIQKAYPLIPLKTSLQILSNFKISISKKGISFSATDLDHSIIASAEAVADGEAEITVNARKLFEIIREMPEGDIHLSLDANVLIIENKKGFSCKIAGIGTEDFPAFPEIKNGTDFSVKVDSLKEMIIKSSFAVSKDESRTCLCGVLWKFERGEIGMVATDGHRLGYSFYKSEEKFEKNVSMIISPKSLLHLVRIIDEKKAEDTVQVSMSEKYVLFTLDSVKICSKLIDGPYPDYEKAIPKVNPKKAIIDKTLLYEAVKRVSILSNQKTHLVKFVFKNKKLEVVVLNRDIGGEARELLDIDYEGPEHTVGFNAQYLMEIISIISVTKIRMEMNTHISACLIFPEIAKESEKKSDDLFLIMPLRIMEES
- a CDS encoding DegT/DnrJ/EryC1/StrS family aminotransferase, which produces MDFIDLKAQYQLLNPSLQKHILDILDRAQFIMGKEITELEEKLSLYTGASHCISCASGTDALFLALLARGVGPGDAIFTTTFTFIATAEVISLLGATPVFVDIDKKTYNIDPISLRHEIVRVNKGEKIAVGITNKIKPKGIIPVDLFGLCADYDSIDAIAKEFGLFVLEDAAQSFGAMYHGKKACALGDCAATSFFPAKPLGCYGDGGAVFCNDKAMKDILVSLRIHGQGIDKYENVRIGINGRMDTIQAAVLLAKLEIFDSELEKRQRVAQRYSDALAGTCTVPTIPQGYSSAWAQYSILHDHREAIIEKCKRKEIPTAIYYPKPLHLQKAFAPLGYEKGQFPVAENIAGNILSLPMHPYLTKDNQEKIIETILD